One Phycisphaera mikurensis NBRC 102666 DNA window includes the following coding sequences:
- a CDS encoding aspartate-semialdehyde dehydrogenase: MARTHALESPSVAIAGVTGAVGQEFLAVLAERNFPIGRLKLLASARSAGREVAYGGKTHTIEELKEDSFEGVDLALFSAGGGVSKAFAPLAVDAGCTVIDNSSAFRMAEGVPLVVPEVNPDAIAQAGIGLGAGGRSGIVANPNCSTILMLVVVHPLHAAAGVERIVASTYQAASGGGAAAMSELEQQTRESLDEAGGREVRSKAVFGRTYAFNLFSHNSPLQPNGYNQEELKMVHETHKIWRQDALPEAARTGITATCIRVPVMRAHAESLNLAFTRDLHEDEARELLAAAPGVVVVDDRATETFPTPLDASGTDPVQVGRIRRDLSRPAGRGLDLFLCGDQIRKGAALNAVQIAELLIA, from the coding sequence ATGGCCCGAACCCACGCCCTCGAATCCCCCTCCGTCGCCATCGCCGGCGTCACCGGCGCCGTCGGCCAGGAGTTCCTCGCCGTGCTCGCCGAGCGGAACTTCCCGATCGGGAGGCTCAAGCTGCTCGCCTCCGCCCGGTCCGCGGGGCGCGAGGTCGCGTACGGCGGGAAGACCCACACCATCGAGGAGCTGAAGGAAGACTCCTTCGAGGGGGTGGACCTGGCGCTGTTCTCCGCCGGCGGCGGCGTCTCCAAGGCGTTCGCGCCGCTCGCCGTCGACGCCGGCTGCACCGTGATCGACAACTCCTCGGCCTTCCGCATGGCCGAGGGCGTCCCGCTGGTCGTCCCCGAGGTGAACCCCGACGCCATCGCGCAGGCCGGCATCGGCCTGGGTGCCGGCGGCCGCTCCGGCATCGTCGCCAACCCCAACTGCTCGACGATCCTGATGCTCGTGGTCGTCCACCCGCTGCACGCCGCGGCGGGCGTGGAGCGGATCGTCGCGAGCACATACCAGGCCGCCTCCGGCGGCGGCGCGGCGGCGATGAGCGAGCTCGAGCAGCAGACGCGCGAGTCGCTGGACGAAGCCGGCGGCCGCGAGGTCAGGAGCAAGGCGGTCTTCGGCCGCACCTACGCCTTCAACCTCTTCAGCCACAACTCCCCGCTGCAGCCCAACGGCTACAACCAGGAAGAGCTGAAGATGGTCCACGAGACCCACAAGATCTGGCGGCAGGACGCGCTGCCCGAAGCCGCCCGCACCGGGATCACCGCCACCTGCATCCGCGTCCCGGTGATGCGGGCCCACGCGGAGTCGCTCAACCTCGCCTTCACGCGCGACCTGCACGAGGACGAAGCCCGGGAGCTGCTGGCCGCCGCGCCCGGCGTCGTCGTGGTCGACGACCGCGCGACCGAGACCTTCCCCACGCCGCTGGACGCCAGCGGGACCGACCCGGTGCAGGTCGGCCGCATCCGCCGCGACCTCTCGCGGCCCGCGGGCCGCGGCCTGGACCTGTTCCTCTGCGGGGACCAGATCCGCAAGGGGGCGGCGTTGAACGCCGTCCAGATCGCGGAGCTGCTGATCGCGTAG
- a CDS encoding sensor domain-containing diguanylate cyclase: MEQASGENADAGAALLERLLGSPRMPSLPAVAAEVLDLVEEEEVDLARVAETITKDPALATRVLRTVNSSFYGQAYAVGTVNHALVVLGLRAVKTLTLGFSLVGVFNEGSQSSEAFDVPGYWRRSLLSAVAAKQLAEAARLESTEECFLGGLLRDVGVLCLQQSLGAEYEEVLAEGAPPAGPWGEPLARAEAGALGADHATLAADLCKRWRLPVLLTALIRHHHRPQEAPEDHRLACACVHAGGLASSVFMAADAEGTDGDATAAGTALARFREAVDGLADQAGFPMDAEAIIDGVHNRTAEMRRLFDLPATEAIDGADLLRRARAAQEAVALASARQADLLERESQQLREDAEVDALTGLPNRRRFDRELAGYCSHSDGSFALVMLDIDHFKSVNDTHGHDAGDAILSAVASITEAAVASEPASEGGPIVCRLGGEEFALLVPGVDLLAAARLADRVRRAVEAAVTPLPAGGDLGVTLSAGVCAGRSGAMPRELYKLADRALYAAKDGGRNTIRAFREAA, from the coding sequence ATGGAGCAGGCTTCGGGCGAGAATGCAGACGCGGGGGCGGCGCTTCTGGAGCGGCTGTTGGGCTCGCCGCGGATGCCCTCGCTGCCCGCCGTGGCCGCGGAGGTGCTGGACCTGGTGGAGGAGGAGGAGGTCGACCTGGCCCGGGTGGCCGAGACGATCACCAAGGACCCCGCCCTGGCCACCCGCGTGCTGCGCACGGTGAACTCGAGCTTCTACGGGCAGGCGTATGCGGTGGGCACCGTCAACCACGCACTGGTCGTGCTGGGCCTCCGGGCCGTCAAGACCCTGACGCTGGGCTTCTCGCTGGTGGGCGTCTTCAACGAGGGTTCGCAGAGCTCGGAAGCCTTCGACGTCCCGGGCTACTGGCGTCGCAGCCTGCTGTCGGCGGTGGCGGCGAAGCAGCTCGCGGAGGCGGCGCGACTGGAGAGCACCGAGGAGTGCTTCCTCGGCGGCTTGCTGCGCGACGTCGGCGTCCTGTGCCTGCAGCAGTCGCTGGGGGCGGAGTACGAGGAGGTGCTGGCGGAGGGGGCACCGCCGGCCGGCCCCTGGGGCGAGCCCCTGGCGCGGGCCGAGGCCGGCGCCCTGGGGGCCGACCACGCGACGCTCGCGGCCGACCTGTGCAAGCGCTGGCGGCTCCCGGTGCTGCTCACCGCGCTCATCCGTCACCACCACCGGCCCCAGGAAGCGCCCGAGGACCACCGCCTCGCCTGCGCCTGCGTGCACGCCGGCGGCCTCGCGTCCAGCGTGTTCATGGCCGCCGACGCGGAGGGCACCGACGGCGACGCGACCGCAGCGGGCACGGCGCTGGCCCGCTTCCGCGAAGCCGTCGACGGCCTCGCAGACCAGGCCGGCTTCCCCATGGACGCCGAGGCCATCATCGACGGCGTCCACAACCGGACCGCGGAGATGCGACGCCTCTTCGACCTGCCCGCCACCGAAGCGATCGACGGGGCGGACCTGCTCCGCCGGGCCCGCGCCGCCCAGGAGGCGGTGGCGCTCGCGAGCGCCCGCCAGGCGGACCTGCTCGAGCGGGAGAGCCAGCAGCTGCGGGAGGACGCGGAGGTCGACGCGCTGACCGGGCTGCCGAATCGGCGGCGGTTCGACCGCGAGCTGGCGGGCTACTGCAGCCACAGCGACGGGAGCTTCGCGCTGGTGATGCTCGACATCGACCACTTCAAGTCGGTGAACGACACGCACGGCCACGACGCGGGCGACGCCATCCTCTCCGCGGTGGCCTCCATCACCGAGGCCGCCGTCGCGAGCGAGCCGGCGAGCGAGGGCGGGCCGATCGTGTGCCGGCTCGGCGGCGAGGAGTTCGCGCTGCTGGTCCCCGGCGTCGACCTGCTCGCCGCCGCCCGCCTCGCCGACCGGGTGCGGCGGGCCGTCGAGGCCGCGGTCACCCCGCTGCCCGCCGGCGGCGACCTGGGGGTCACGCTGTCGGCGGGCGTGTGCGCGGGCAGGAGCGGGGCGATGCCGCGGGAGCTGTACAAGCTCGCGGACCGCGCCCTCTACGCCGCGAAGGACGGCGGGCGGAACACGATCCGCGCCTTCCGCGAGGCGGCCTGA
- a CDS encoding PfkB family carbohydrate kinase: MNDTDTAGSDLPPRARDADGPVVAGLGEALFDVFPSGPRLGGAPLNVAVHAHRLLGAAEPAGRGVVVSRVGVDDLGRRLRDELHARGLDDAFVQSDPDHPTGRVDVELDGEGGHAFHVAQESAWDFLAATPALDALAGSCSAVAFGSLAQRNPVSAATLRRFVDRVGGVGGGAVRLFDVNLRASDGRSFYDAEVLRAGCTLASLVKLNDEELGTVCSLTGVADAAGLRERFGLDAVVLTLGSEGTVALTAEAELRGEPGVFDPDGDADSVGAGDACSAGLLSALVTGHPMEHALTVANAMGAFVAGRAGATPDLPERILRLVRA, translated from the coding sequence ATGAACGACACCGACACCGCCGGATCCGACCTGCCGCCCCGCGCCCGCGACGCCGACGGGCCCGTCGTGGCGGGCCTCGGCGAGGCGCTGTTCGACGTGTTCCCCTCGGGCCCGCGCCTCGGGGGGGCGCCGCTGAACGTCGCCGTCCACGCCCACCGGCTGCTCGGCGCGGCCGAGCCCGCCGGGCGCGGCGTCGTCGTCAGCCGCGTGGGCGTTGACGACCTCGGGCGGAGGCTGCGGGACGAGCTGCATGCCCGCGGCCTCGACGACGCTTTCGTGCAGAGCGATCCGGACCACCCGACCGGGCGGGTGGACGTCGAGCTCGACGGCGAGGGCGGGCACGCCTTCCACGTGGCGCAGGAGTCGGCCTGGGACTTCCTCGCGGCGACGCCGGCGCTGGACGCGCTCGCCGGCTCGTGCTCCGCCGTCGCCTTCGGCTCGCTGGCCCAACGCAACCCCGTGTCCGCCGCGACCCTCCGCCGCTTCGTCGACCGCGTCGGCGGCGTGGGCGGCGGCGCGGTCCGGCTCTTCGACGTGAACCTCCGCGCCTCCGACGGCCGGAGCTTCTACGACGCCGAGGTGCTGCGTGCGGGCTGCACCCTGGCCAGCCTGGTGAAGCTCAACGACGAGGAGCTCGGCACCGTCTGCTCGCTGACCGGCGTCGCCGACGCCGCCGGCCTGCGGGAGCGCTTCGGGCTCGACGCCGTCGTCCTCACGCTCGGGAGCGAGGGCACGGTGGCGCTGACCGCCGAGGCCGAGCTGCGCGGCGAGCCGGGCGTCTTCGATCCCGACGGCGACGCCGACTCCGTGGGTGCGGGCGACGCCTGCAGCGCCGGCTTGCTCTCCGCGCTGGTGACCGGCCACCCGATGGAGCACGCCCTGACGGTCGCCAACGCGATGGGCGCGTTCGTGGCGGGCCGGGCGGGGGCGACGCCCGATTTGCCCGAGCGGATCCTCCGCCTCGTCCGGGCCTGA
- the rplT gene encoding 50S ribosomal protein L20 yields the protein MPRASKGAARRQSKNRWFAKAKGNRGFRRKNWRTVKQTVIRSGVYAYRDRRLVKRDYRRLWIVRVNAAARAHGVSYSRFMHGLKLAGVTLNRKMLSELAIHDEAAFEAILKKATDALDTAKAA from the coding sequence ATGCCTCGTGCAAGCAAGGGCGCCGCACGGCGTCAGTCCAAGAACCGCTGGTTCGCCAAGGCCAAGGGCAACCGCGGCTTCCGCCGCAAGAACTGGCGGACGGTCAAGCAGACCGTCATCCGGTCCGGCGTCTACGCCTACCGCGACCGCCGGCTGGTCAAACGAGACTACCGCCGCCTCTGGATCGTCCGCGTCAACGCGGCGGCCCGCGCCCACGGCGTGAGCTACTCGCGGTTCATGCACGGCCTCAAGCTCGCCGGCGTCACGCTCAACCGCAAGATGCTCTCCGAGCTGGCCATCCATGACGAGGCCGCTTTCGAGGCGATCCTCAAGAAGGCCACCGACGCCCTGGACACCGCCAAAGCCGCCTGA
- a CDS encoding ATP-dependent Clp protease ATP-binding subunit has protein sequence MFERFTDRARKVMALANQEAQRFNHEYIGTEHVLLGLVKEGSGVGANVLKNLDVDLRRVRLEVEKLVKSGPDMVTMGKLPQTPRAKKVIEYSIEEARNLNHNYVGTEHLLLGLLREHEGVAAQVLMNLGLKLDEVREEVLNLLGAGVDPEEATGEDGDEGVTSGGGGGSGRPGKGAKGKSKTPALDSFGRDLTELAKEDTLDPVIGRAEEIERLIQILCRRTKNNPVLLGEAGVGKTAIVEGLAQKINDQEVPEILLDRRIVVLDLAMMVAGTKYRGQFEERIKAVMNEVRRAKNVLLFIDELHTLVGAGGAEGAIDASNVLKPALSRGEIQCVGATTLDEYRKYIEKDGALERRFQTIMVEPPNKADTVEILKGIRPKYEEHHRVQITDEALVTAVEYSNRYIQARVQPDKSIDVIDEAGARIRLKSMSKPPNLSELEEKIERLSIEKDEAVKAADYEKAAELRDQAENLKREKEQIQKDWRERAKEVDGVVDKEVIAEVVSKMTGVPLTRLEKAETQRLLQLEDELHKTVVSQDEAIKTVSRAIRRARSGLKDPRRPMGSFIFIGPSGVGKTLLSKALAEFMFGDADALIRIDMSEYMEKHNVSRLIGAPPGYVGYEEGGQLTEQIRRRPYAVVLLDEIEKAHPDVFNTLLQVMEEGQLTDSFGRHVDFRNVILIMTSNIGADLIKNKASFGFQKRDENVDYDKMKTTLQGEVERYFRPEFINRLDELIVFKPLNKGNLTGIVEYELKKVFSRLDERNMALKVDPPAKEFLIDKGYNPDFGARPLRRAIEQYVEDPLSDGILREEFGENQIITVTREEGKDHLSFSAEAMPSEVIEAAENDEPVAAMIDADAGLGAEEPGEDAEPTDEHSPDESA, from the coding sequence ATGTTCGAACGATTCACCGACCGCGCCCGAAAGGTCATGGCCCTGGCCAACCAGGAGGCGCAACGCTTCAATCACGAGTACATCGGCACCGAGCACGTCCTGCTCGGGCTGGTCAAAGAGGGCTCCGGCGTCGGGGCCAACGTGCTCAAGAACCTCGACGTCGACCTCCGCCGCGTGCGGCTCGAGGTCGAGAAGCTCGTCAAGAGCGGCCCGGACATGGTCACCATGGGCAAGCTGCCCCAGACCCCGCGCGCCAAGAAGGTGATCGAGTACTCGATCGAGGAGGCCCGGAACCTCAACCACAACTACGTCGGCACCGAGCACCTGCTGCTGGGCCTGCTGCGCGAGCACGAGGGCGTCGCCGCCCAGGTGCTGATGAACCTCGGTCTCAAGCTCGACGAGGTCCGCGAGGAGGTGCTGAACCTGCTCGGGGCCGGCGTCGATCCCGAAGAGGCCACCGGCGAAGACGGCGACGAAGGCGTCACCTCCGGCGGCGGCGGCGGCTCGGGCCGCCCGGGCAAGGGGGCCAAGGGCAAGAGCAAGACGCCCGCCCTGGACAGCTTCGGCCGCGACCTCACCGAGCTGGCCAAGGAGGACACGCTGGACCCCGTCATCGGCCGAGCCGAGGAGATCGAGCGGCTCATCCAGATCCTGTGCCGTCGCACCAAGAACAACCCCGTCCTCCTGGGCGAGGCGGGCGTGGGCAAGACCGCGATCGTCGAGGGCCTGGCCCAGAAGATCAACGACCAGGAGGTGCCCGAGATCCTGCTGGACCGCCGGATCGTCGTGCTCGACCTGGCGATGATGGTCGCCGGCACGAAGTACCGCGGCCAGTTCGAGGAGCGGATCAAGGCCGTGATGAACGAGGTCCGCCGCGCCAAGAACGTGCTGCTGTTCATCGACGAGCTGCACACGCTGGTGGGCGCCGGCGGCGCCGAGGGCGCGATCGACGCCTCCAACGTGCTCAAGCCCGCGCTCAGCCGCGGCGAGATCCAGTGCGTCGGGGCCACCACGCTCGACGAGTACCGCAAGTACATCGAGAAGGACGGCGCGCTGGAGCGTCGCTTCCAGACGATCATGGTCGAGCCGCCCAACAAGGCGGACACGGTGGAGATCCTCAAGGGCATCCGCCCGAAGTACGAGGAGCACCACCGCGTGCAGATCACCGACGAGGCGCTCGTGACGGCGGTCGAGTACTCCAACCGCTACATCCAGGCCCGCGTGCAGCCCGACAAGTCGATCGACGTCATCGACGAGGCGGGGGCGCGGATCCGGCTGAAGTCGATGAGCAAGCCCCCGAACCTCTCCGAGCTCGAGGAGAAGATCGAGCGGCTGTCGATCGAGAAGGACGAGGCCGTGAAGGCCGCGGACTACGAGAAAGCGGCCGAGCTGCGCGACCAGGCCGAGAACCTGAAGCGCGAGAAGGAGCAGATCCAGAAGGACTGGCGCGAGCGGGCCAAGGAGGTCGACGGCGTGGTCGACAAGGAGGTCATCGCCGAGGTGGTTTCCAAGATGACCGGCGTGCCGCTCACCCGGCTCGAGAAGGCCGAGACCCAGCGCCTCCTCCAGCTCGAGGACGAGCTGCACAAGACCGTCGTCAGCCAGGACGAGGCGATCAAGACCGTCAGCCGCGCCATCCGTCGCGCCCGCTCGGGGCTCAAGGACCCGCGTCGGCCGATGGGCTCGTTCATCTTCATCGGCCCCTCGGGCGTGGGCAAGACGCTGCTTTCCAAGGCGCTCGCGGAGTTCATGTTCGGCGACGCCGACGCGCTGATCCGCATCGACATGTCCGAGTACATGGAGAAGCACAACGTGTCGCGCCTCATCGGTGCGCCTCCCGGCTACGTCGGCTACGAGGAGGGCGGCCAGCTCACCGAGCAGATCCGCCGCCGGCCGTACGCCGTGGTGCTGCTCGACGAGATCGAGAAGGCCCACCCCGACGTCTTCAACACGCTGCTGCAGGTGATGGAAGAAGGACAGCTGACCGACTCGTTCGGCCGCCACGTCGACTTCCGCAACGTCATCTTGATCATGACCAGCAACATCGGCGCCGACCTCATCAAGAACAAGGCGAGCTTCGGCTTCCAGAAGCGCGACGAGAACGTCGACTACGACAAGATGAAGACGACGCTCCAGGGCGAGGTCGAGCGCTACTTCCGCCCCGAGTTCATCAACCGCCTCGACGAGCTGATCGTCTTCAAGCCGCTGAACAAGGGCAACCTGACGGGCATCGTCGAGTACGAGCTCAAGAAGGTGTTCTCGCGGCTCGACGAGCGGAACATGGCCCTCAAGGTGGACCCGCCGGCGAAGGAGTTCCTCATCGACAAGGGCTACAACCCCGACTTCGGCGCCCGGCCGCTGCGTCGCGCGATCGAGCAGTACGTCGAGGATCCGCTCTCCGATGGCATCCTCCGCGAGGAGTTCGGCGAGAACCAGATCATCACGGTCACCCGCGAGGAGGGCAAGGACCACCTGTCCTTCTCGGCGGAGGCCATGCCCAGCGAGGTGATCGAGGCCGCCGAGAACGACGAGCCGGTGGCCGCGATGATCGACGCCGACGCGGGGCTCGGCGCCGAGGAGCCCGGCGAGGACGCCGAGCCCACGGACGAGCACTCGCCCGACGAATCGGCCTGA